A window of the Brassica napus cultivar Da-Ae chromosome C5, Da-Ae, whole genome shotgun sequence genome harbors these coding sequences:
- the LOC106401142 gene encoding choline transporter protein 1-like, producing the protein MRGPLGAVIGRYTSSDGSEKDGIIKHNRKCRDITFLIIFIAFWVSMIVNSSFGFNQGNPLRLTYGLDYEGNVCGSKHRHRDLTKLELRYWLNPNQVYESGLKDGEHKLANARTICLLDCPAPSDDTLNWVCDYPDGEIRLKMSDWVDRNYDYFEFLTPEMRNSSLQLQGPCYPIIFPSVNVYWSCQYIARASNSSLRHWQQMGGVSIEEDMIIDKSIRRSLNSRASVLKRYVADIGKSWPVLIVCGGLAPLFLSIVWLLLIRHFVAAMPWITVVLFNMLLVSVTIFYYLKAGWIGNDAVTPIIGEHDPYFHVYGRELTHVRGVAILMTFISVVAILTSIAIIRRILMATSVLKVAAKVIGEVQALIIFPAIPYAMLAIFYMFWLSAALHLFSSGQVVQNNCNNTNCCAYDLVLKKVNCDRCCGYSIRYTPHITIAIFFHLFGCYWATQFFVASSATVIAGSVASYYWAQGEEAASPEIPFLPVFASMKRLVRYNLGSVALGSLVVSFVESVRFILEAIRRRTKVRGTTPDHWLGRMGYYTSRGCLKSVEWTLKSVNRNAYIMIAITGKSFCKSSAMATELIMNNIMRIGKVNVIGDVILFLGKLCVSLFSALFGFLMLDSHKYRDSHNKVSSPLLPVLACWALGYVVATLFFAVVEMSIDTIILSFCQDSEENQGNAQHAPSLLLETLDNNEEDVQRLTH; encoded by the exons ATGAGAGGACCTCTGGGAGCTGTGATTGGAAGATACACTTCAAGTGATGGGAGTGAAAAGGATGGGATCATCAAACACAACAGAAAGTGCAGAGACATCACGTTTCTCATCATCTTCATTGCCTTTTGGGTCTCAATGATTGTTAATTCCAGCTTTGGCTTCAACCAAGGCAACCCATTAAG ACTCACATATGGATTGGACTATGAAGGGAATGTGTGTGGGAGCAAGCACCGTCACCGTGACCTAACTAAACTTGAGCTTAGGTATTGGCTTAACCCAAACCAAGTTTATGAGAGTGGTTTGAAAGATGGGGAGCATAAGCTGGCTAACGCCAGGACTATCTGTCTCTTGGATTGTCCTGCGCCTTCGGATGATACTCTAAACTGGGTCTGTGACTACCCTGACGGCGAGATTCGTCTCAAGATGAGTGATTGGGTGGACAGGAACTACGATTACTTTGAGTTTCTTACTCCTGAGATGAGGAACTCTTCTCTTCAGCTTCAGGGTCCTTGTTACCCTATTATATTCCCTAGTGTCAATG TTTATTGGAGCTGTCAGTATATAGCTCGTGCTTCAAATTCATCACTGCGTCACTGGCAGCAGATGGGTGGTGTGAGTATTGAAGAGGATATGATCATAGACAAATCCATCAGAAGGTCATTGAATTCTCGTGCCTCGGTTCTAAAG CGTTATGTGGCTGATATTGGCAAGTCATGGCCCGTATTGATTGTGTGTGGAGGCCTTGCCCCGCTCTTTCTATCCATCGTTTGGCTTCTCCTTATTAGGCATTTTGTTGCTGCCATGCCATGGATCACTGTTGTCCTCTTCAACATGCTTTTAGTTTCGGTGACCATCTTCTATTACTTGAAAG ctggATGGATTGGGAATGATGCTGTAACACCTATTATCGGTGAGCATGACCCATACTTTCATGTATATGGTCGA GAGCTGACACATGTCAGAGGAGTCGCCATTCTGATGACTTTCATCTCAGTTGTTGCTATCCTCACTTCAATCGCCATCATCCGCCGTATCCTCATGGCAACATCAGTCCTCAAGGTAGCTGCTAAAGTAATAGGAGAAGTGCAAGCGCTGATTATATTCCCTGCTATACCATACGCAATGCTCGCCATATTCTACATGTTCTGGCTCTCAGCGGCTCTCCATCTATTCAGCTCTGGTCAAGTTGTTCAGAACAACTGCAACAACACTAACTGCTGCGCCTACGATCTCGTGTTAAAGAAAGTGAACTGTGACCGTTGCTGTGGTTACAGCATACGTTACACTCCTCACATCACCATTGCCATATTCTTCCACCTGTTTGGTTGCTACTGGGCCACGCAGTTCTTCGTTGCGTCTTCTGCTACAGTGATTGCTGGCTCTGTTGCTTCTTATTATTGGGCTCAAGGGGAAGAAGCAGCGTCTCCTGAGATACCTTTTCTTCCTGTTTTTGCTTCGATGAAGCGGCTTGTGCGCTACAACTTGGGATCCGTGGCTCTTGGTTCGCTCGTTGTTTCTTTTGTGGAGTCTGTTCGGTTCATTCTCGAAGCAATTCGTCGTAGAACTAAAGTGAGAGGGACGACACCTGATCACTGGCTTGGGAGAATGGGTTATTACACATCACGTGGGTGTCTCAAAAGCGTTGAGTGGACTCTCAAATCGGTTAACCGCAATGCCTACATAATG ATTGCTATAACAGGGAAAAGCTTCTGCAAATCGTCTGCAATGGCGACAGAGCTGATCATGAACAACATTATGAGAATAGGGAAGGTTAACGTAATAGGAGATGTTATATTGTTTCTAGGGAAGCTTTGTGTGAGTCTCTTCAGTGCTCTCTTTGGCTTTCTGATGTTGGATTCTCACAAGTATAGGGATTCTCACAACAAAGTCTCCTCCCCTCTATTACCTGTCTTG GCATGCTGGGCTCTGGGGTATGTTGTGGCTACACTGTTCTTTGCGGTGGTTGAGATGTCCATAGACACAATCATACTCTCTTTCTGTCAAGACTCAGAGGAGAATCAAGGGAATGCTCAGCATGCTCCGTCGCTTCTACTTGAAACTTTAGATAACAATGAGGAAGATGTTCAGAGACTCACCCACTGA